One window from the genome of Desulforamulus ruminis DSM 2154 encodes:
- a CDS encoding cation diffusion facilitator family transporter, whose product MNIQDKKLKVARLSIFSNTFLTLGKLWVGLVMGSVGVISEAIHSGLDLVASLVAFMAVRQSGKPADKKHPYGHGKFENLAGIIEALLILAAAIGILYQAIEKLLQGGGEVHSLGLGAVVMGISAVVNFVISQRLMKVGAETESPALIADGWHLRTDVYTSLGVFVGLGAIKLTGYTPLDPIIAIGVSLLIVKAAFDLIKDSIGSMLDTRLPQHEEEMIKKVLSRYSDQFLEYHGLRSRKAGPHRHVDLHLVVPRHIPVGAAHILCDQIEAEIKANMPGVEVLIHCEPCESLEQPGEIFCTRPGCGKDLTECPKGRCPIENKNNGTGKEPGSRG is encoded by the coding sequence GTGAACATTCAGGATAAAAAACTAAAAGTGGCCCGCCTTTCCATTTTTTCCAATACTTTTTTAACCCTAGGCAAACTTTGGGTTGGTTTGGTCATGGGCTCGGTGGGTGTCATTTCGGAAGCAATCCACTCGGGATTGGATCTGGTGGCCTCACTGGTTGCTTTTATGGCTGTAAGACAATCGGGAAAACCGGCCGATAAGAAACACCCTTACGGTCACGGAAAATTTGAAAATCTGGCGGGGATTATTGAAGCCCTGTTGATCTTGGCGGCAGCCATTGGTATTCTGTATCAGGCCATTGAAAAGCTGCTGCAGGGCGGTGGAGAAGTTCATTCCCTGGGCTTGGGTGCGGTGGTGATGGGGATTTCAGCGGTGGTTAACTTTGTCATTTCCCAAAGGCTGATGAAAGTTGGCGCGGAAACCGAATCACCGGCCCTGATCGCCGACGGATGGCACCTGCGGACCGATGTGTACACCTCCCTGGGAGTCTTTGTGGGCCTTGGAGCGATCAAATTAACGGGCTATACCCCGTTGGACCCGATCATTGCCATTGGCGTGAGCCTGCTCATTGTAAAAGCAGCCTTTGACTTAATTAAAGACTCTATTGGCAGCATGCTGGATACCCGTTTACCTCAGCATGAGGAAGAAATGATTAAAAAAGTATTGTCCCGCTATTCGGATCAATTTTTAGAGTATCATGGACTGAGAAGCCGTAAGGCAGGACCCCACCGCCATGTGGATCTGCACCTGGTGGTTCCCCGTCATATTCCGGTGGGGGCCGCTCATATTCTCTGCGATCAAATTGAGGCGGAAATTAAAGCCAATATGCCTGGGGTGGAAGTGCTGATTCATTGCGAGCCTTGTGAATCCCTGGAACAGCCCGGAGAAATCTTCTGCACCCGACCCGGCTGCGGCAAAGACCTAACCGAGTGTCCTAAAGGACGCTGTCCCATTGAAAATAAAAATAACGGCACAGGGAAGGAACCGGGGAGCAGGGGTTGA
- a CDS encoding DMT family transporter, which produces MSKSQQIRADLALLAITFIWGVTFVVVQDAIADIGPFYFIAIRFAIAFAFLALIYFRRFRRLDLKTLLAGSIIGFFLFAGYAFQTIGLKYTTASNAGFITGLAVVLVPLFSCLATRKIPGRPVITGVTCATLGLALLSLGNNFSLNYGDILTFFCALSFAGHIILVGKYAPKYDPVMLSILQIGVVSIISGCCGFFLETLPEHFTRPVWIGLFSTAIPATALAFLVQNSVQRYTSPTHTAIIFIMEPVFAAAAGWFLSGEILTSRQWLGCALILAGMLVAELKDRKEPAQPVPVSKT; this is translated from the coding sequence ATGTCAAAATCTCAGCAAATCCGTGCGGACCTGGCCTTGCTGGCCATTACCTTTATCTGGGGGGTCACCTTTGTGGTGGTCCAGGATGCCATTGCCGATATTGGACCCTTTTATTTCATTGCGATCCGCTTTGCCATTGCCTTTGCCTTTCTGGCTTTAATCTACTTTCGCAGATTCCGGCGATTAGACCTCAAGACCTTGCTGGCCGGCAGTATTATCGGGTTCTTTTTGTTTGCAGGTTATGCCTTTCAAACCATTGGCTTAAAATATACCACCGCCTCCAATGCAGGTTTTATTACGGGCCTGGCCGTGGTGCTGGTGCCCCTTTTTTCTTGCCTGGCAACCAGGAAAATTCCCGGCAGACCCGTTATCACCGGCGTGACCTGCGCCACCCTGGGATTGGCTTTGCTTTCTTTGGGAAATAATTTTTCATTAAATTATGGAGATATCCTGACTTTTTTCTGCGCCCTTTCCTTTGCCGGCCACATTATTCTGGTGGGTAAATATGCACCCAAATATGACCCGGTGATGCTTTCCATCCTGCAGATCGGAGTGGTATCCATCATCAGCGGTTGCTGCGGTTTCTTTTTGGAAACCCTGCCGGAGCATTTCACCCGTCCGGTCTGGATCGGACTTTTCAGCACCGCCATTCCGGCCACGGCCCTGGCTTTTCTGGTACAAAACTCTGTTCAGCGCTACACCAGCCCCACCCATACGGCCATTATTTTTATTATGGAACCGGTCTTTGCCGCTGCAGCCGGTTGGTTCTTATCCGGAGAAATCCTAACTTCCCGTCAGTGGCTTGGCTGCGCCTTGATTCTGGCAGGAATGCTGGTGGCGGAACTCAAAGACCGCAAGGAACCGGCACAGCCTGTGCCGGTAAGCAAAACCTAA
- the ileS gene encoding isoleucine--tRNA ligase, translating into MDYSKTLNLPQTEFPMRGNLPQREPEILKYWSEIGLYNKVQEKNKGKTKYILHDGPPYANGHIHLGHTLNKVLKDMVVKYRSMRGYDAPYVPGWDTHGLPIEQQAIKALGINRHQVDPVEFRNKCKDYALKFANIQSEEFQRLGVRGDWERPYYTLLPQYEATQVRVFGEMAKKGYIYKGLKPVYWCASCETALAEAEVEYGDKTSPSIYVKFPVKEGKGILPEDAAVVIWTTTPWTLPANVAISVHPEFEYVLARVKGQKVVVAKELLEAFKEVMEAEEAEILATFKGEQLDRVVCRHPFVDRDSLVILGEHVTLDAGTGCVHTAPGHGEEDFLAAKQYGLPVLSPLDNRGKFTAEGGKFQGQFILDANKSVIEELQEQGALLGLGNIKHQYPHCWRCKQPVFFRATEQWFASVEGFRRETLQAIRNIKWVPAWGEDRIYNMVEGRGDWCVSRQRIWGVPIPIFYCNHCGKEIITEETIAHIQQLFKEHGSDIWFAKEANELVPPGLNCHHCGKGGDFRKETDIMDVWFDSGSSHLAVLDQPELWPELQRPADLYLEGSDQHRGWFNSSLSTSVAVTGKPPYKTVLTHGFTVDEKGRKMSKSLGNVVDPLKIINQMGADILRLWVSSADYRGDLALSQNILKQMTESYRKIRNTARFLLGNLYDFDPAKDKVAYRDLPELDRVALMELNKLIKRVLAAYEDYEFHVVYHAIHNYCVLDLSAFYLDIIKDRLYTAVPASLERRAAQTVLCEVLDALVRLLVPVLTFTTEEIYRHMPVAGERLASVQMLDMPEANVEYIDVELEKKWDRVKEIRKEVLKVLETARQNKIIGNALEAQVDLYAHGDTAEFLRAMAAELATIFIVSGVSLHPLAEAPAEAARAEGMELAVAVAPAGGAKCERCWMYAEGIGSDPENPTLCPRCAGVVQEHHQV; encoded by the coding sequence GTGGACTACAGCAAAACCTTGAATTTGCCTCAGACAGAGTTTCCCATGCGGGGAAACCTGCCTCAGCGGGAACCTGAAATTTTAAAATACTGGTCTGAAATCGGCCTGTACAACAAGGTACAGGAAAAGAACAAGGGCAAGACCAAGTACATTCTTCATGACGGTCCCCCCTATGCCAACGGACACATCCACCTGGGTCATACCTTGAATAAGGTACTCAAGGATATGGTGGTGAAGTACCGGTCCATGCGGGGGTATGATGCGCCCTATGTGCCCGGCTGGGATACCCATGGTCTTCCCATTGAGCAGCAGGCCATCAAGGCCCTGGGCATTAACCGCCATCAGGTGGACCCGGTGGAGTTCCGCAACAAGTGCAAGGATTACGCCCTGAAGTTTGCCAACATTCAAAGTGAGGAATTTCAGCGGCTGGGCGTGCGGGGGGATTGGGAGCGCCCTTATTATACCCTGCTGCCCCAGTACGAGGCCACGCAAGTCCGGGTTTTTGGCGAAATGGCTAAAAAGGGATATATTTATAAGGGCCTGAAGCCGGTTTACTGGTGCGCCAGTTGCGAAACCGCCCTGGCGGAGGCCGAAGTGGAATACGGGGATAAAACATCGCCCTCCATTTACGTTAAGTTTCCGGTGAAAGAGGGAAAAGGGATTTTGCCGGAAGACGCCGCGGTGGTGATCTGGACCACCACGCCCTGGACCCTGCCCGCCAACGTGGCTATCAGCGTGCATCCGGAATTTGAATACGTTTTGGCCCGGGTGAAGGGACAAAAGGTCGTGGTGGCCAAGGAACTGCTGGAAGCCTTCAAAGAGGTAATGGAGGCGGAGGAGGCCGAGATTCTGGCCACCTTTAAAGGGGAGCAGTTGGACCGGGTGGTTTGCCGGCACCCCTTTGTGGACCGGGATTCCCTGGTGATTCTGGGCGAGCATGTCACCCTGGACGCCGGCACCGGCTGTGTTCATACGGCGCCGGGACATGGCGAGGAAGACTTCCTGGCGGCCAAACAATACGGACTGCCGGTCCTCTCTCCCCTAGACAACCGCGGTAAATTTACCGCGGAAGGGGGCAAGTTCCAGGGCCAGTTTATACTGGACGCCAACAAATCGGTGATTGAAGAACTCCAAGAGCAGGGCGCCTTGCTGGGCCTGGGCAATATTAAACACCAGTACCCCCACTGTTGGCGCTGCAAGCAGCCGGTTTTCTTCCGGGCCACCGAGCAGTGGTTTGCTTCGGTGGAGGGTTTCCGCCGGGAGACCCTGCAGGCCATCCGGAATATCAAGTGGGTTCCGGCCTGGGGAGAGGACCGCATCTATAATATGGTGGAGGGCCGCGGCGACTGGTGTGTTTCACGCCAGCGCATCTGGGGCGTACCCATTCCCATTTTTTACTGCAACCACTGCGGCAAGGAAATCATTACTGAAGAAACCATTGCCCATATCCAGCAGTTGTTTAAGGAGCACGGTTCGGATATCTGGTTTGCCAAAGAGGCCAATGAACTGGTGCCCCCCGGCTTGAACTGCCATCACTGCGGGAAAGGCGGCGACTTCCGTAAGGAAACCGATATTATGGATGTCTGGTTTGATTCCGGCTCCAGCCATCTGGCGGTTTTGGACCAACCGGAGTTGTGGCCGGAATTGCAGCGGCCGGCGGACCTTTATCTGGAGGGCAGCGATCAGCACCGGGGCTGGTTCAATTCTTCCCTGTCCACCTCGGTTGCGGTAACCGGCAAGCCTCCTTATAAAACCGTACTGACCCATGGCTTTACGGTGGATGAAAAGGGACGCAAGATGTCCAAATCCCTGGGCAATGTGGTGGATCCGTTAAAAATCATCAATCAGATGGGGGCCGATATCCTGCGCCTCTGGGTTTCCTCCGCGGATTACCGGGGAGATTTGGCGTTATCCCAGAATATCCTTAAGCAGATGACCGAGTCCTACCGCAAGATTCGCAATACCGCCCGTTTTCTGCTGGGCAATCTCTATGATTTTGACCCGGCCAAAGACAAAGTGGCTTACCGGGATCTGCCGGAGCTGGACCGGGTGGCCCTGATGGAACTGAACAAGTTGATTAAGCGGGTGCTGGCGGCCTATGAGGACTACGAGTTCCATGTGGTTTATCATGCCATTCACAATTACTGTGTGCTGGATCTCAGCGCCTTTTATCTGGATATTATCAAGGACCGTTTATATACGGCGGTGCCCGCCTCCCTTGAACGCCGGGCTGCCCAGACGGTACTTTGCGAAGTGCTGGATGCCCTGGTGCGGCTGCTGGTGCCGGTTTTAACCTTCACCACCGAAGAAATCTACCGGCACATGCCGGTTGCCGGTGAAAGGCTGGCCAGTGTTCAAATGCTGGATATGCCTGAAGCCAATGTGGAATATATTGATGTGGAGTTGGAGAAAAAGTGGGACCGGGTAAAGGAGATCCGTAAAGAAGTTTTGAAGGTGCTGGAAACCGCCCGTCAGAACAAAATTATCGGCAACGCCCTGGAGGCCCAAGTGGATCTTTACGCCCACGGGGACACGGCCGAGTTCCTTCGGGCTATGGCTGCTGAACTGGCCACCATTTTTATTGTTTCCGGCGTATCTCTGCATCCCCTGGCGGAAGCACCTGCTGAAGCTGCCCGAGCGGAAGGAATGGAACTGGCGGTGGCGGTGGCCCCTGCCGGCGGCGCCAAATGCGAGCGTTGTTGGATGTATGCCGAAGGGATTGGCAGTGATCCTGAAAACCCGACCCTCTGCCCCCGTTGTGCCGGCGTGGTGCAGGAACATCACCAAGTGTAA
- the gcvPA gene encoding aminomethyl-transferring glycine dehydrogenase subunit GcvPA: MHYIPHTARERRQMLAALGLDSTDQLFQDIPRELLFNGELRVEGGWSEMELAGHLSGLARMNSGTDELVCFLGAGAYDHYIPSAVKHVLSRSEFYTAYTPYQPEISQGVLQSIFEYQSMICLLTGMDVANASMYDGASALAEGALMACAATKRDAVVVARTVHPEYREVLRTYMFGPGVAVKEVPFRDGVTPVEEVIQQLDKNTAALLVQYPNFFGSMEDLNGLAEAAHAVGALLVVCADPIALGLLQAPGSCGADIVVGEGQSLGIPLSYGGPHLGFLACKEKLMRRMPGRIVGQTVDVEGRRSFVLTLQAREQHIRREKATSNICSNQALCALAATVYLSLVGREGLRRVAELCLQKIAYAKKLLSGVSGCRLPWHSPTFKEFVVKTGPSPREVNRRLLQQGILGGLDLEPYYPELAGHMLICVTEKRTRQEIESLAERLGAMS; encoded by the coding sequence TTGCATTATATTCCGCATACCGCCCGGGAACGCCGGCAAATGCTTGCGGCCCTGGGCCTTGATAGCACGGATCAATTATTCCAGGATATTCCCCGGGAGCTTCTTTTTAATGGCGAGCTCCGGGTGGAGGGCGGGTGGTCGGAAATGGAACTGGCCGGTCATCTGTCCGGCCTGGCCAGAATGAACTCCGGCACCGACGAGCTGGTTTGCTTTTTGGGGGCCGGGGCTTACGATCACTATATCCCCAGTGCGGTGAAACATGTTTTGTCCAGATCGGAATTTTATACCGCTTATACTCCTTACCAGCCGGAAATCAGTCAGGGCGTTTTACAATCCATCTTTGAATACCAAAGTATGATTTGTCTGCTCACGGGCATGGATGTGGCCAATGCCTCCATGTATGACGGAGCCAGCGCCCTGGCCGAAGGGGCGCTGATGGCCTGCGCCGCCACCAAAAGAGATGCGGTGGTGGTGGCCAGAACCGTACACCCTGAGTACAGAGAAGTTCTCCGTACCTACATGTTTGGCCCCGGGGTGGCAGTAAAGGAAGTTCCTTTCCGGGACGGAGTCACCCCCGTAGAAGAAGTAATTCAACAGTTGGATAAGAATACCGCTGCTTTACTGGTGCAGTATCCCAACTTTTTCGGAAGCATGGAAGATTTAAACGGTCTGGCTGAGGCAGCCCATGCCGTGGGCGCCCTGCTGGTGGTTTGCGCCGATCCCATTGCCCTGGGTCTGCTTCAGGCACCGGGTTCCTGCGGCGCCGATATTGTGGTGGGAGAAGGCCAGTCCCTGGGCATTCCCCTTTCTTACGGCGGTCCCCATCTGGGTTTTCTGGCCTGCAAAGAAAAGCTTATGAGGAGGATGCCCGGCCGTATTGTGGGTCAAACGGTGGATGTGGAGGGCCGCAGGAGTTTTGTTTTAACCCTGCAGGCCAGAGAACAGCACATCCGCCGGGAAAAGGCCACTTCCAATATCTGCTCCAATCAGGCTTTGTGCGCCCTGGCGGCCACCGTTTATCTGAGCCTGGTGGGCCGGGAAGGCCTGCGCCGGGTGGCGGAATTATGCCTGCAGAAAATAGCCTATGCCAAAAAACTTTTGTCCGGCGTGTCCGGCTGCCGGCTGCCCTGGCATTCTCCTACCTTTAAAGAGTTTGTGGTTAAAACCGGACCGTCTCCCCGGGAAGTAAACCGCCGTCTGCTGCAGCAAGGCATCCTCGGCGGTTTGGATCTTGAACCCTATTACCCGGAATTGGCCGGGCACATGCTGATCTGCGTCACTGAAAAACGGACCCGGCAGGAAATTGAAAGCCTGGCGGAAAGACTGGGGGCTATGTCATGA
- the gcvPB gene encoding aminomethyl-transferring glycine dehydrogenase subunit GcvPB: MTEKLIFELSTPGRQGIVLPEADVPLVAPGELVPAGYLREETPTLPEVSELDAVRHFTRLSRMNFGVDVGFYPLGSCTMKYNAKVAEDAAGLPGFASLHPYQPEELSQGALRLMYETQRDLAEITGMDEFTLQPAAGAHGEMTGMLIIKAYLASKGETQRTKVIVPDSAHGTNPATATLCGFKVVEVKSDARGGVDLEALRKVLGPDVAALMLTNPSTLGLFEDNIREIADLVHQAGGLLYYDGANLNAVMGYARPGDMGFDVVHLNLHKTFGTPHGGGGPGSGPVGVKAALAPFLPKPVVEEKEGLYVLNHCRPQSIGRVKAFYGNFGVVVKAYTYIRALGGRGLKAVSEHAVLNANYLMACLKDHLTIAYPRTCMHEFVASPLKELREKGVKTLDLAKGLLDYGYHPPTVYFPLIVEEALMVEPTETESKETLDAFAQNLIKVLEEAAENPERLKEAPYTTPVRRLDEVAAARKPVLKWQPE; the protein is encoded by the coding sequence ATGACCGAAAAATTAATTTTTGAATTGAGCACCCCCGGACGGCAGGGGATCGTCCTTCCGGAGGCCGACGTACCCTTGGTGGCGCCCGGTGAATTAGTGCCTGCCGGTTATCTCCGGGAAGAGACGCCGACCCTGCCGGAAGTCAGTGAACTGGATGCCGTGCGCCACTTTACCCGTCTTTCCCGCATGAATTTTGGCGTGGATGTGGGTTTTTACCCCCTCGGTTCCTGCACCATGAAGTATAATGCCAAGGTGGCGGAGGATGCCGCCGGTTTACCCGGCTTTGCCAGCCTCCATCCTTACCAGCCGGAGGAGTTAAGCCAGGGGGCGCTGAGGCTGATGTACGAAACCCAGCGGGACCTGGCTGAAATTACCGGCATGGATGAGTTTACCCTGCAGCCGGCGGCCGGAGCCCACGGCGAAATGACCGGTATGCTGATTATTAAAGCCTATCTGGCCAGTAAAGGGGAAACCCAGCGCACCAAGGTGATTGTTCCGGATTCCGCCCACGGGACCAATCCGGCCACCGCCACCCTTTGCGGGTTTAAAGTGGTGGAAGTGAAATCCGATGCCCGGGGCGGCGTGGATCTGGAGGCCCTGCGCAAGGTGCTGGGTCCGGATGTGGCGGCCCTCATGCTAACCAATCCCAGCACCCTGGGCCTATTTGAAGATAATATCCGGGAAATCGCCGACCTGGTGCATCAGGCCGGAGGCCTGCTTTATTATGACGGCGCCAATCTCAATGCCGTTATGGGTTATGCCCGACCCGGCGACATGGGGTTTGACGTGGTTCATTTAAACCTCCATAAAACCTTCGGCACACCCCACGGCGGCGGTGGACCCGGTTCCGGGCCGGTGGGCGTTAAGGCCGCACTGGCGCCTTTCTTACCCAAACCGGTGGTGGAAGAAAAGGAAGGCCTCTATGTCCTTAACCATTGCCGGCCCCAGTCCATTGGCCGCGTAAAGGCCTTCTACGGCAATTTTGGCGTGGTGGTTAAAGCCTATACCTATATCCGGGCCTTGGGCGGCCGGGGACTGAAAGCCGTTTCCGAGCACGCCGTGCTCAATGCCAATTATTTAATGGCCTGCTTAAAGGATCATCTTACCATTGCCTATCCCAGAACCTGCATGCATGAGTTTGTGGCTTCTCCCCTCAAGGAACTCAGGGAAAAGGGCGTCAAAACCCTGGATCTGGCCAAGGGACTGCTGGATTACGGCTATCACCCTCCCACCGTATATTTTCCGTTAATTGTTGAGGAGGCCTTGATGGTGGAACCCACTGAAACGGAAAGTAAAGAAACCCTGGATGCCTTTGCCCAAAACCTTATCAAGGTGCTGGAAGAAGCGGCGGAAAATCCGGAAAGGTTAAAGGAAGCGCCCTATACCACACCGGTACGCAGGCTGGATGAAGTGGCCGCCGCCCGCAAGCCGGTATTGAAGTGGCAGCCCGAGTAA
- a CDS encoding basic amino acid ABC transporter substrate-binding protein translates to MKKVLKFGLLALLVLALAVAAAGCGGSEPPKEEAKEPGGDQGQTGKKLVVGSDTTFAPFEFTDAATGKYIGFDVELIEAVAKEAGYELDFRSMAFDGLIPALQTSQIDAAISSITITDERKQVVNFTDPYYKSGLIVAVQAKNDDIKSFDDLKGKKIAVQSGTTGAKMAEKIPEAKITYFTNTDQALMELKNGAVDAVINDYPVSAYFVKQGNDDVKLVGDILSAEEYGIAVPKDKTEVLENLNAALKTLKENGEYATIYKKWFGEEPK, encoded by the coding sequence GTGAAGAAAGTCTTAAAATTTGGGTTGCTGGCCCTGCTGGTACTGGCACTGGCCGTGGCGGCGGCCGGCTGTGGAGGCAGTGAACCCCCCAAAGAAGAGGCCAAAGAACCGGGCGGAGATCAAGGGCAGACCGGTAAAAAGCTGGTGGTTGGTTCCGATACCACCTTTGCCCCCTTTGAATTTACCGATGCTGCCACCGGTAAATATATTGGTTTTGATGTAGAGTTAATTGAAGCGGTTGCTAAAGAAGCGGGTTACGAGCTGGATTTCCGCAGCATGGCCTTTGACGGCCTGATTCCTGCCCTGCAGACCAGCCAGATTGACGCGGCCATTTCTTCTATAACCATCACCGACGAGCGGAAGCAGGTGGTTAATTTTACCGATCCCTATTACAAGTCCGGTCTTATTGTAGCCGTTCAGGCCAAAAATGACGACATTAAGAGTTTTGACGACCTGAAGGGCAAAAAAATTGCCGTTCAAAGCGGAACCACCGGCGCCAAGATGGCTGAAAAAATTCCCGAAGCCAAAATTACTTACTTCACCAACACCGACCAGGCCTTAATGGAACTGAAAAACGGTGCGGTGGATGCCGTTATCAACGACTATCCGGTCAGCGCTTACTTTGTTAAGCAGGGTAACGACGATGTGAAGCTGGTTGGAGATATCCTCTCCGCGGAAGAATATGGTATTGCCGTTCCCAAGGATAAGACCGAAGTTTTGGAAAACCTGAACGCTGCTTTAAAAACCCTGAAAGAGAACGGTGAATACGCTACCATTTACAAAAAATGGTTTGGTGAAGAACCGAAATAA
- the gcvH gene encoding glycine cleavage system protein GcvH, which yields MNIPAELKYSKEHEWVKVEGNRATIGITDFAQESLGDIVFVELPAVGDELEREETFGVVESVKTASDLYSPVSGKVVEINEEPVDSPEVVNQDPYGKGWMIVIEMTEPAQLDDLMTSEQYKAMVEEGN from the coding sequence ATGAATATACCAGCGGAATTAAAGTACAGCAAAGAGCACGAGTGGGTTAAAGTTGAAGGAAACCGGGCCACCATCGGCATCACGGATTTTGCCCAGGAGTCCCTGGGAGACATCGTATTTGTGGAACTGCCCGCTGTAGGGGATGAATTGGAAAGGGAAGAGACCTTCGGGGTGGTGGAGTCTGTAAAAACCGCCAGCGATTTATATTCCCCGGTGAGCGGCAAAGTGGTGGAAATCAACGAAGAACCGGTGGATTCCCCCGAAGTGGTCAATCAGGACCCCTATGGCAAGGGCTGGATGATCGTGATTGAAATGACGGAGCCGGCTCAACTGGATGATTTAATGACCTCGGAACAATATAAAGCTATGGTGGAAGAAGGGAACTAG
- a CDS encoding small, acid-soluble spore protein, alpha/beta type — translation MNAGIKNSKEKMKSRAKKEKKPTPMDLLKLEIAEELGLAEKVRREGWGGLTSIESGRIGGIITQRAKKGLIDLDALRQGIK, via the coding sequence ATGAACGCAGGAATTAAGAATTCAAAGGAAAAAATGAAATCCCGGGCTAAAAAAGAAAAAAAGCCTACCCCCATGGATCTGTTGAAATTGGAAATCGCCGAAGAACTGGGTCTGGCTGAAAAGGTTCGGCGCGAAGGTTGGGGTGGGTTAACTTCCATAGAGTCGGGACGTATTGGGGGAATCATCACCCAGCGGGCCAAAAAGGGGTTAATTGATCTGGATGCCCTGAGGCAGGGCATAAAATAG
- the gcvT gene encoding glycine cleavage system aminomethyltransferase GcvT, protein MADMKVTPLYNVHQRAGAKMVEFGGWLMPIQYEGILKEHQAVRTAAGLFDVSHMGEIEITGQEAASFIQRMITNDLTRLSPGGALYTPMCHPGGGTVDDLLVYRLEDHRYLLVVNASNVAKDYQWLKDHAPEGVKVTDVSESTVQLALQGPLALKILQKLTSVNLSEIKYFYFVHGPVEGVPCLISRTGYTGEDGFELYFAAEQAEKVWQAILDAGVEEGVKPVGLGARDTLRFEACLALYGHELSDSISPLMAGLGWTVKFNKGEFVGRENLLKEKEAGISHKLVGLEMLDRGIPRQGYPVNREGREVGWITSGTFAPTLGKNLGLAYVLAQWAEIGSELDVVVRGKPLKARVVPKPFYKREV, encoded by the coding sequence GTGGCAGACATGAAAGTAACGCCTCTCTACAATGTCCACCAGCGTGCAGGAGCTAAAATGGTTGAATTCGGGGGTTGGCTGATGCCAATCCAGTATGAGGGAATTTTGAAAGAGCATCAGGCTGTGAGAACGGCCGCCGGATTATTTGATGTTTCCCATATGGGGGAAATCGAAATTACCGGGCAAGAGGCGGCTTCCTTTATACAAAGAATGATTACCAATGATTTGACCCGCTTGAGTCCCGGCGGGGCCCTTTACACGCCCATGTGCCATCCCGGAGGCGGTACGGTGGATGATTTACTGGTCTATAGGCTGGAAGATCACCGCTACCTGCTGGTGGTCAATGCTTCCAATGTGGCCAAAGATTATCAATGGCTTAAGGATCATGCCCCGGAAGGCGTAAAGGTGACCGACGTTTCCGAGAGCACCGTTCAATTGGCTCTTCAGGGGCCTTTGGCCTTAAAAATTTTGCAAAAATTAACTTCTGTTAACCTCAGTGAAATAAAATATTTTTACTTTGTGCATGGTCCGGTAGAAGGGGTGCCCTGCTTAATCTCCCGTACCGGATATACCGGTGAGGACGGCTTTGAGCTTTATTTTGCGGCGGAGCAGGCTGAAAAAGTCTGGCAGGCCATCTTAGACGCCGGGGTGGAGGAAGGGGTTAAACCCGTTGGCCTGGGGGCCAGAGACACCCTGCGCTTTGAAGCCTGCCTGGCCTTGTATGGTCACGAATTAAGCGACAGTATTTCACCCCTTATGGCCGGACTGGGCTGGACCGTAAAGTTTAACAAGGGCGAGTTTGTAGGCCGGGAAAACCTGCTTAAAGAGAAGGAAGCGGGAATCAGTCATAAACTGGTGGGCCTGGAAATGCTGGACCGGGGGATTCCCCGCCAGGGCTATCCTGTCAACAGGGAGGGCCGGGAGGTGGGCTGGATTACCTCCGGAACCTTTGCACCCACCCTGGGGAAAAACCTGGGGTTAGCGTATGTTCTGGCACAGTGGGCGGAAATCGGCAGCGAACTGGACGTAGTGGTTCGCGGCAAGCCGTTAAAGGCCCGGGTTGTGCCTAAACCATTTTATAAACGGGAGGTCTAA